A stretch of Sulfurimonas autotrophica DSM 16294 DNA encodes these proteins:
- a CDS encoding pilus assembly protein N-terminal domain-containing protein, translating into MKKILLLLGICLSLLANDILVFNNEYQVLPLQKKIKRLIIGNKETINVSLLDAVSAKGTLLKIFGKKTGNTSILVIYTDNSIQNYHVYVNENLGYIQKMINIIEPNLRLSKVGNDSTVIAGVFKDPHDKKRIYEILQKGGINTEKLMDLTKTQKVNKMIRTKLYLIAVDNQKAKDLGGVTGLSFFNKYVNATANAAAANSATFSGFLLDNLGNFTTSTGNSVLATLNFLQTKGITNILDDTVLITTEDKNATFRVGGELYIPTGITQNVGTAPTIQVEAKEYGLKLTLTSKFMQTNGYMHINVDIQDSAIDANIAHNVSLGDGISIPSFVSKNIKTNVVVKSEQVIALGGRLHSENSKSEEKVPLFGDIPILGELFKHKIENLGTTDLIFLLVPEIVDANEDIDDTDFYRNFKNSSNILHAKVTDVPKEEAADRKTTEQTAEITQHSETNATLITPVIIEEENTKETNSQTQPPENIQEITLELPQEEPTPTLQTYAVNAQKIFLREKPVNGKRVNVWKGGHKFTSDESRKVDGITWLKVKQDCYATCKELKKDLWISQKYIRIL; encoded by the coding sequence ATGAAAAAAATACTATTATTACTTGGAATTTGTCTCAGTCTTTTAGCAAATGACATTCTTGTTTTTAACAATGAGTATCAGGTTCTGCCGCTTCAAAAAAAGATTAAAAGACTCATCATCGGCAATAAAGAGACCATTAATGTTTCTCTTTTAGATGCAGTTTCTGCAAAAGGCACTTTACTGAAAATATTTGGTAAAAAAACCGGGAATACTTCTATACTTGTTATATATACAGATAATTCTATACAAAACTACCATGTATATGTAAATGAAAACCTCGGTTATATACAAAAAATGATAAATATAATTGAGCCAAACCTTAGACTCAGTAAAGTAGGAAATGATTCAACGGTTATTGCCGGAGTCTTTAAAGATCCGCATGATAAAAAAAGAATTTATGAGATATTGCAAAAAGGCGGTATCAATACAGAAAAACTCATGGATTTGACAAAAACACAAAAAGTCAACAAAATGATTCGTACGAAACTCTACCTGATTGCTGTTGATAATCAAAAAGCAAAAGATTTAGGCGGCGTCACAGGATTAAGCTTTTTTAACAAGTATGTAAATGCTACAGCCAATGCAGCCGCTGCAAACTCTGCAACATTCAGTGGTTTTTTGCTTGATAATTTGGGAAATTTTACCACTTCAACAGGCAATTCAGTTCTGGCAACACTCAACTTTTTACAAACCAAAGGCATTACCAATATTTTAGATGACACGGTACTTATAACAACAGAAGATAAAAATGCAACCTTTAGAGTTGGCGGTGAGCTTTATATTCCAACAGGTATCACACAAAACGTCGGTACAGCACCTACCATTCAAGTAGAGGCTAAGGAGTATGGCTTAAAGCTGACACTCACAAGTAAGTTTATGCAGACAAATGGTTATATGCATATTAATGTAGACATTCAAGACAGTGCCATAGATGCAAATATTGCACACAATGTTTCACTTGGTGACGGTATATCTATACCTTCATTTGTCAGTAAAAACATCAAAACAAATGTAGTTGTAAAGTCAGAACAGGTCATTGCTCTTGGAGGCAGGCTTCATAGTGAAAATTCAAAATCGGAAGAAAAAGTGCCTTTATTTGGAGATATTCCGATTTTAGGTGAACTTTTCAAACATAAAATTGAAAATTTAGGCACGACTGATTTGATTTTTTTACTTGTTCCCGAAATTGTAGATGCAAATGAAGATATAGATGACACTGATTTTTATAGAAATTTCAAAAACTCAAGTAATATTCTCCATGCAAAAGTCACAGATGTTCCAAAAGAAGAAGCCGCTGACAGGAAGACAACTGAGCAGACAGCTGAAATTACGCAGCATTCTGAGACAAATGCTACTCTCATTACACCAGTTATTATAGAAGAAGAAAACACAAAAGAGACAAACAGCCAAACACAGCCGCCAGAGAATATTCAAGAAATAACCCTTGAACTACCGCAGGAGGAACCCACACCCACACTCCAAACCTATGCTGTCAATGCACAAAAAATCTTTTTGAGAGAAAAACCGGTAAACGGGAAGCGAGTTAATGTCTGGAAAGGCGGCCATAAGTTCACATCAGATGAATCACGAAAAGTTGACGGAATCACATGGCTCAAGGTCAAGCAAGACTGTTATGCTACATGTAAAGAGCTCAAAAAAGATTTATGGATATCTCAAAAATATATAAGAATATTATAA
- a CDS encoding DUF234 domain-containing protein yields MANEKLLDQFRSFYFKNYPDDMETQISYFAVFGGLDWEVDTTQPISHLVQTLILENFEILDAKVQELIIHNENNRRLLKALAIGDRRIFSAFNKAGLNNGNGGGILNFLQEKGLIQLEYSREEHPRYLKPNAKLKREEARHRISHKVLFTYPFIRFWYYFIVPNIKNIQEKNYEKVLQDFEQKHNSYTSLVYEELSEVLLNYHLRDSHILSSGSYWDAKIEIDILTLTQNGNIYVGECKWTNHKINKKELHKLKEKCEKLSIEPTQIVFFSKRGYSKEMMALSGSSLALYDSEDFKALLKKSSRQEKSQPLFS; encoded by the coding sequence ATGGCAAATGAAAAACTTCTTGACCAGTTTCGCTCTTTTTACTTCAAAAACTACCCCGATGATATGGAAACACAGATTTCCTACTTCGCGGTATTTGGCGGACTTGACTGGGAAGTTGACACGACCCAGCCCATTTCACATCTTGTTCAAACACTCATTTTAGAAAACTTTGAAATCCTTGATGCAAAAGTCCAAGAGCTTATCATCCATAATGAAAATAACAGACGCCTGCTTAAAGCACTTGCCATTGGTGACAGACGAATATTCTCTGCCTTTAATAAAGCCGGACTGAACAATGGAAACGGCGGAGGTATTCTTAATTTTTTACAAGAAAAAGGGCTTATTCAATTAGAATACTCAAGAGAAGAACATCCAAGATATCTCAAACCAAACGCTAAACTCAAACGAGAAGAAGCAAGACACCGCATTTCGCATAAAGTTCTTTTTACTTACCCGTTTATTCGTTTTTGGTATTACTTTATCGTTCCAAATATTAAAAACATCCAAGAAAAAAACTATGAAAAAGTTTTGCAGGATTTTGAGCAAAAGCATAACAGTTACACAAGCCTTGTGTATGAAGAGTTATCAGAAGTTCTTCTCAATTACCATCTGCGTGATTCGCATATACTCAGCAGCGGCAGTTACTGGGATGCAAAAATTGAAATAGATATTTTGACACTGACACAAAACGGCAATATTTATGTCGGCGAGTGTAAATGGACAAATCACAAAATAAATAAAAAAGAGCTGCATAAACTCAAAGAAAAATGCGAAAAACTCTCTATAGAACCTACACAAATAGTATTTTTTTCAAAAAGAGGTTATTCAAAAGAGATGATGGCACTTAGCGGCTCATCGCTTGCCTTATATGACAGTGAAGACTTTAAAGCACTACTGAAAAAAAGTTCTCGTCAAGAGAAGAGCCAGCCACTTTTTAGCTAA
- a CDS encoding J domain-containing protein, translated as MEIVLRNNLILITTGFKTLNASWMIEFLNHHSRGMLFLPKSVLVFQNKSLTKVRENFIKELSEYHAKTHDFNHEFFLRSMLKFGNQPIKIELDKLEEPENIQVHLYAYDKNTVLISLDSPNSWVLNYMRSQLEVYVERGTDVSLVIEVSDFKAKARLERALNKRHILHYQIQYTYDNHFMSKLYSDFANFSFGDLAKASTEEEKKHFYTILECPIGASQDALKKSYKKLTKVYHPDKIFHESPYLVEHYTHKFQLLQEAYQALRVLS; from the coding sequence ATGGAAATTGTTTTACGCAATAATCTTATTCTTATCACAACCGGGTTTAAAACTTTAAATGCAAGTTGGATGATAGAGTTTTTAAATCATCACTCGCGTGGCATGCTATTTTTACCCAAATCTGTGCTTGTATTTCAAAACAAATCACTCACAAAAGTCAGAGAAAATTTCATAAAAGAGTTAAGTGAGTACCATGCAAAGACACATGATTTTAACCATGAATTTTTTCTGCGTTCAATGTTAAAGTTTGGAAATCAGCCTATTAAAATTGAACTCGATAAGCTCGAAGAACCTGAAAATATTCAGGTACATCTGTATGCATATGATAAAAATACAGTGCTCATTTCCTTAGACAGCCCAAATTCATGGGTTCTTAACTATATGCGTTCACAGCTTGAAGTTTATGTTGAGAGGGGTACAGATGTCTCTTTGGTTATTGAGGTAAGTGATTTTAAAGCAAAAGCGAGACTTGAGAGAGCCCTGAATAAACGTCATATTTTACATTACCAAATTCAATATACTTATGACAATCATTTTATGTCAAAACTTTATTCTGATTTTGCAAATTTTAGTTTCGGCGATTTGGCAAAAGCAAGCACAGAAGAAGAGAAAAAGCATTTTTATACAATCTTGGAGTGTCCTATCGGTGCTTCTCAGGATGCTTTGAAAAAAAGTTATAAAAAACTTACAAAAGTCTATCATCCAGACAAAATCTTTCATGAAAGCCCTTATTTGGTTGAACATTATACACATAAATTTCAGCTTTTACAAGAGGCTTATCAAGCCCTAAGAGTACTTAGCTAA
- the purF gene encoding amidophosphoribosyltransferase has protein sequence MRENMNEKCAVVGIFGHEEASKLAYFSLHSLQHRGQEAAGISSSDGEKLHTIKDRGLVMSVFNEEKLSTLSGSSAIGHTRYSTAGNDSILDAQPVFARYDLGEMAIVHNGNLTNAEEVRARLIKRGAIFQTFMDTENLIHLIAKSEQDKLLDRIIDAVQKIEGAFSLVFLSRTKMFAMRDRFGFRPLSLGRLPNGGYIVASETCAFDLVGATFVRDVEPGELLIFEEGKAPQSIKVFEPTPKHCIFEYVYFARPDSSVFGQSVYESRKNMGKELANIQPIEADLVIPVPDGGVPAAIGYAQESGIPYEMGIMRNHYIGRTFIEPTQEMRDLKVKMKLSPMTDIIKGKKVIVIDDSIVRGTTSRRIVRMLKEAGASEVHMRVSSPPTTDPCFYGVDTPSKENLIAANMGVQEICDYIEADSLAYLDEASLLRSVNASDDTYCTACFTGKYIV, from the coding sequence TTGCGCGAAAATATGAATGAGAAGTGTGCTGTTGTTGGGATTTTTGGTCATGAAGAGGCTTCAAAGTTAGCCTATTTTTCTCTTCATTCTCTACAGCATCGTGGACAAGAAGCAGCGGGTATCAGCTCTTCTGATGGAGAAAAACTCCATACTATCAAAGACCGCGGGCTTGTAATGAGTGTATTTAATGAAGAAAAACTTTCTACTTTAAGCGGTTCAAGTGCCATAGGTCATACCCGTTACTCTACAGCAGGGAATGATTCCATCCTTGATGCCCAGCCCGTATTTGCAAGATATGACTTAGGTGAAATGGCAATTGTTCACAACGGAAATCTTACAAATGCAGAAGAGGTAAGAGCCAGACTTATCAAACGCGGTGCGATTTTTCAAACATTTATGGATACTGAAAATCTTATTCACCTTATAGCAAAAAGCGAGCAGGATAAACTGCTTGATCGAATTATAGATGCCGTACAAAAAATTGAGGGTGCATTTTCTCTTGTCTTTTTAAGCCGAACAAAAATGTTTGCTATGCGTGACCGTTTTGGTTTCCGTCCTTTAAGTCTTGGACGTTTACCAAACGGCGGCTATATTGTTGCAAGTGAAACATGTGCTTTTGACCTTGTCGGTGCGACTTTTGTACGTGATGTTGAACCCGGAGAGCTTCTGATATTTGAAGAAGGAAAAGCACCGCAAAGCATTAAAGTTTTTGAGCCTACTCCAAAACACTGTATATTTGAATATGTTTATTTTGCACGCCCGGATTCTTCTGTATTTGGACAATCTGTTTATGAATCTAGAAAAAATATGGGTAAAGAGCTGGCAAACATTCAGCCTATTGAAGCAGATTTGGTTATTCCTGTACCTGACGGCGGTGTTCCCGCAGCTATCGGATATGCGCAGGAGAGTGGTATACCGTATGAGATGGGAATTATGCGGAATCACTATATCGGCCGTACTTTTATAGAGCCTACGCAAGAGATGCGTGATTTAAAAGTAAAAATGAAACTCTCACCTATGACAGACATTATCAAAGGCAAAAAAGTTATAGTTATTGATGATTCGATAGTACGCGGTACAACATCAAGAAGAATTGTAAGAATGCTCAAAGAAGCTGGTGCGAGTGAAGTGCATATGCGAGTATCATCTCCTCCGACAACTGATCCATGTTTTTACGGTGTAGATACACCAAGTAAAGAAAACTTAATTGCTGCAAATATGGGTGTGCAGGAAATTTGTGACTACATTGAAGCAGATTCTTTAGCATACCTGGATGAAGCATCACTTTTAAGAAGTGTTAATGCTTCGGATGACACATACTGTACTGCCTGTTTTACCGGAAAATATATCGTTTAA
- a CDS encoding TIGR01212 family radical SAM protein (This family includes YhcC from E. coli K-12, an uncharacterized radical SAM protein.), giving the protein MKQVYTYGNYLKNKFGAKVYKVGINISGFTCPNIDGTVAKGGCTFCENDSFSASTDAVQELKGFHLNLSSEENPFLDKQLKQLELQFDAISKRQAKEYGAQKFLVYFQSFTNTYAPFETLKALYDKALSFDNVVGLSIGTRSDSLTDETLEYLSKLSKDKEIWIEFGIQSVYDETLEKINRGHDSANVKEWIIKSKEAGLNVCGHLIFGLPGETQEMMLETSKAAYEWGIDSVKYHPLYVVKRTALANEYNHGEFTPISEQEYLDVLIKSMLMKPKNISVQRVTAGINDDSLLAPQWCRDKNQQIKNINKELKKVDLKY; this is encoded by the coding sequence ATGAAACAGGTATACACTTACGGTAATTATTTAAAAAATAAATTTGGTGCAAAGGTTTACAAAGTCGGTATAAATATCTCCGGTTTTACCTGCCCCAATATTGATGGAACAGTTGCAAAAGGCGGTTGTACCTTTTGTGAAAATGATTCTTTTTCAGCGAGTACAGATGCAGTGCAGGAGCTTAAAGGCTTTCACCTAAATCTGAGTTCAGAGGAAAATCCATTTTTAGACAAACAGCTCAAACAGCTTGAACTTCAATTTGATGCCATATCAAAACGTCAGGCAAAAGAGTATGGTGCCCAAAAATTTCTTGTATACTTTCAATCTTTTACAAATACATACGCGCCCTTTGAGACACTTAAAGCTTTGTATGACAAAGCACTTTCATTCGATAATGTCGTAGGTCTTAGCATCGGTACGCGTTCAGACAGTCTAACAGACGAAACACTTGAATACCTCTCAAAACTCTCTAAAGACAAAGAGATTTGGATAGAGTTTGGAATCCAATCTGTATATGATGAAACGTTAGAAAAGATCAATCGCGGACACGACAGCGCAAACGTAAAAGAGTGGATTATAAAGTCTAAAGAGGCCGGTTTGAATGTTTGTGGACATCTTATTTTTGGTCTGCCTGGTGAAACACAGGAAATGATGCTTGAAACATCCAAGGCAGCGTATGAATGGGGCATAGACTCTGTAAAATATCATCCGCTGTATGTCGTCAAACGAACAGCCTTGGCAAACGAATACAATCATGGGGAATTTACTCCCATAAGTGAGCAGGAATATCTTGATGTACTCATCAAATCTATGCTTATGAAACCTAAAAACATCAGCGTACAAAGAGTTACTGCAGGCATAAATGATGACTCGCTACTGGCACCGCAGTGGTGCCGAGATAAAAATCAACAAATAAAAAACATTAATAAAGAGTTAAAAAAAGTCGATTTAAAATACTAA
- a CDS encoding DUF2393 family protein, with protein MTLFNYWHYIVLSLIFLMLVGGIIAALKQTNKKLAYSMIFSITLVAVFMAVFSVIIVDKYTKKVQLSKLHNKRLLSTEEISYYGIVKNIGKLPIGKVTFEIKLVNKGHATGNVKGGNFYKASGFMNFFSGGFGMLSHKPQTITKKFVVARNLKPGQAKDFRVYFRYPPYFRSTAEFSKVYGH; from the coding sequence ATGACACTGTTTAATTATTGGCACTACATTGTGCTGAGTCTGATTTTTTTGATGCTAGTGGGTGGAATTATTGCTGCACTTAAGCAGACAAACAAAAAGCTTGCGTATTCTATGATATTTTCTATTACACTTGTAGCTGTTTTTATGGCTGTTTTTTCTGTCATAATTGTAGATAAATATACAAAAAAAGTACAACTGAGCAAATTGCATAATAAAAGACTTTTAAGTACAGAAGAGATCAGCTATTACGGTATTGTAAAAAATATAGGAAAACTCCCTATAGGCAAAGTTACATTTGAAATAAAACTGGTAAATAAAGGACACGCTACAGGGAATGTAAAAGGTGGAAACTTTTATAAGGCCAGCGGATTTATGAACTTTTTCTCCGGAGGTTTTGGAATGCTCTCTCATAAACCGCAAACTATTACCAAAAAGTTTGTCGTTGCAAGAAATCTTAAGCCCGGTCAGGCAAAAGATTTTAGAGTATATTTTAGATATCCGCCGTACTTTAGAAGTACTGCAGAATTTTCAAAAGTGTACGGGCATTAA
- a CDS encoding DUF2393 domain-containing protein, with protein sequence MKEKLLAFIDGLISYDYILFGASFILFILFIIFALLLRKKLIVALFFIFLGFATLVLGPTFGYIQMHKYIFKNSTKLLSQKKLNFVQAVVVKGTITNESKFDFGECKITAEVYKVTKNKYKNYLFKLKPFQKMSILEQNLPKGQMREFKIIIEPFRYQKDYNISLGASCK encoded by the coding sequence ATGAAAGAGAAACTATTGGCATTTATTGACGGCTTAATAAGCTATGATTACATACTCTTTGGGGCATCTTTTATTCTCTTTATCCTTTTTATTATTTTTGCGCTGCTGCTTAGAAAAAAGTTGATTGTAGCACTTTTTTTTATTTTCCTTGGATTTGCAACACTTGTTTTGGGCCCTACTTTTGGCTATATACAAATGCACAAATATATTTTTAAAAACTCTACAAAACTGCTTTCTCAAAAAAAGCTCAATTTTGTGCAGGCTGTTGTTGTTAAGGGGACCATCACAAATGAGTCTAAATTTGATTTTGGAGAGTGTAAAATTACTGCAGAAGTCTATAAGGTAACTAAAAATAAGTACAAAAATTATCTTTTTAAATTAAAGCCATTCCAAAAGATGTCGATTTTAGAACAAAATTTGCCAAAAGGGCAAATGAGAGAATTTAAAATTATTATAGAACCGTTTAGATATCAAAAAGACTATAATATATCCCTGGGGGCTAGCTGCAAATGA
- the hisIE gene encoding bifunctional phosphoribosyl-AMP cyclohydrolase/phosphoribosyl-ATP diphosphatase HisIE gives MQEIINRVDWEKQELLPVIVQDNSTNEVLMMAYMDKEALELSLKTKLAHYFSRSKQRIWKKGESSGHTQEIVSFFLDCDNDTLLIKVNQKGVACHTGRKSCFFTELQSGEITSEVEVNTEAAYGVIDTLYHTIQERKNADPATSWTAKLLSKGENTILKKVVEEAGEYCFAHKDNDESEMVYEAADLTYHMLVALASKNISPDRIKQELARRFDMSGIAEKNARKD, from the coding sequence ATGCAAGAGATAATAAACAGAGTAGACTGGGAGAAGCAAGAGCTGCTTCCTGTCATTGTTCAGGACAATAGTACAAATGAAGTGCTTATGATGGCCTATATGGACAAAGAAGCACTTGAACTTTCACTCAAAACGAAACTTGCGCACTATTTTTCAAGAAGTAAACAGCGTATTTGGAAAAAAGGCGAGAGTAGTGGGCACACTCAAGAGATAGTTTCATTCTTTCTTGATTGTGATAATGACACATTGCTTATAAAAGTCAATCAAAAAGGCGTAGCGTGTCATACAGGACGTAAGTCATGCTTTTTTACAGAACTTCAAAGCGGTGAAATCACTTCTGAAGTAGAAGTAAATACCGAAGCGGCATACGGCGTGATAGACACATTATATCATACGATTCAAGAGAGAAAAAATGCTGATCCTGCAACTTCATGGACGGCAAAGCTTTTAAGCAAGGGTGAAAATACGATTCTTAAAAAAGTTGTCGAAGAAGCAGGTGAATACTGTTTTGCACATAAAGACAATGATGAGAGTGAGATGGTGTATGAGGCAGCAGATTTAACTTATCATATGCTTGTAGCACTTGCGTCTAAAAATATATCGCCAGACAGAATCAAACAAGAACTCGCGCGCAGATTTGATATGAGCGGCATTGCTGAAAAAAACGCAAGAAAAGATTAA
- a CDS encoding prohibitin family protein: MASDMNDYFNKKKSQGGGFNNSNSGGGNTPKGPQMPNLNFNFGGGKAALTYFFIAIVIMLVLAKPFIIIQEGERGILSTNGKYQEQALLPGLHFIIPVIQKVYTVDTKVRIINYASRIETNSNASGIITKPSITILDKRGLPVSIELTVQYRLNAQFAAQTISNWGFSWEDKIINPVVRDVVRNVIGKYDAESIPVERNKIAAAIELGIRENIKSLKNSPVILQSIQLRDIILPSKVKDQIERVQLAKQEVQRAEQEVQRAKQEALKRAAEAQGVADQARIEAKGRADAVTIEADANAKANVLIAKSLTPKLLQLEQMKVQTKFNDALRVNKDAKIFLTPGGSTPNIWVDTKDIKQRTTAR; the protein is encoded by the coding sequence ATGGCATCAGATATGAATGACTACTTTAACAAGAAAAAAAGTCAAGGTGGAGGATTTAATAACTCCAACTCAGGTGGTGGAAACACTCCAAAAGGACCTCAAATGCCAAATTTAAATTTTAATTTCGGCGGAGGAAAAGCAGCACTGACATATTTCTTCATTGCTATTGTTATTATGCTTGTTTTGGCAAAGCCTTTTATTATTATTCAAGAGGGTGAACGCGGTATTTTAAGTACAAACGGAAAGTATCAAGAGCAAGCTTTGCTTCCGGGATTGCATTTTATTATACCTGTGATTCAAAAAGTGTATACAGTTGATACTAAAGTTCGTATAATTAATTATGCTTCACGTATAGAGACAAACTCTAATGCTTCGGGAATTATTACAAAACCTTCAATTACTATTTTAGATAAACGTGGCCTGCCTGTTTCTATAGAATTAACAGTGCAGTATAGATTGAATGCACAGTTTGCAGCACAGACCATTTCTAACTGGGGTTTTAGCTGGGAAGATAAAATCATAAATCCTGTCGTGCGTGATGTTGTTCGTAATGTTATCGGTAAGTATGATGCAGAATCAATTCCGGTAGAGCGTAATAAAATAGCAGCAGCTATTGAATTAGGCATACGAGAGAACATAAAAAGTCTGAAAAATTCTCCTGTTATTTTACAGTCTATTCAATTACGTGATATTATTTTACCGTCAAAAGTAAAAGATCAAATAGAGAGAGTACAACTTGCAAAACAAGAAGTACAACGCGCAGAACAAGAAGTACAGCGTGCAAAACAAGAGGCTTTAAAACGAGCTGCTGAAGCGCAAGGTGTGGCAGATCAAGCGAGAATCGAAGCAAAAGGTAGAGCTGATGCTGTAACCATTGAAGCAGATGCAAATGCAAAAGCAAATGTGCTTATCGCAAAATCTTTGACACCAAAACTCTTGCAACTTGAACAGATGAAAGTGCAAACGAAGTTTAATGATGCACTTAGAGTAAATAAAGATGCAAAAATCTTCTTGACACCTGGCGGTTCGACTCCAAATATTTGGGTTGATACAAAAGATATAAAACAAAGAACTACGGCTAGATAA
- a CDS encoding branched-chain amino acid transaminase, producing MDAAKYIWMNGKFVAWDDAKVHVLTHTIHYGNGVIEGTKAYKTDKGYAIFRLNDHTKRLKESAKMTLIDIPYTVEELNLAQIELVRKNEFTGDNVYLRPFSFLGYGVMGLYHKDAPVETAVAAWEWGAYLGEEGMRKGIRLKIVSMTRPANTSNMGKAKATANYLNSQMAKYEAIDCGYDEALLLDDQGYVAEASGASFFMIKDGEIITPPSDNALASITQKTVIEMAEDMGYKVTRRRITREEVYVADEAFLTGTAAEITPIALVDAREIGIGSRGEITAIIQSEYFDIVFGRNKKYEHYLTYID from the coding sequence ATGGACGCAGCCAAATATATTTGGATGAATGGAAAATTCGTTGCATGGGATGATGCAAAGGTACATGTACTTACACATACAATTCATTACGGTAATGGTGTTATTGAAGGAACAAAGGCATATAAAACAGACAAAGGGTATGCTATATTTCGTTTGAATGACCACACAAAAAGACTCAAAGAATCAGCAAAAATGACGTTGATAGACATCCCTTATACGGTTGAAGAGTTAAATCTTGCTCAAATTGAGTTGGTACGTAAAAATGAATTTACAGGTGATAATGTATATCTTCGTCCTTTTTCATTTTTAGGGTACGGCGTGATGGGACTTTACCATAAAGATGCTCCTGTTGAAACTGCGGTAGCTGCATGGGAATGGGGTGCTTACCTTGGTGAAGAGGGAATGCGCAAAGGAATCCGTTTAAAAATAGTTTCTATGACAAGGCCGGCAAATACTTCAAATATGGGTAAAGCAAAGGCTACGGCAAATTATCTCAACTCGCAAATGGCAAAATATGAAGCTATTGACTGCGGCTACGATGAAGCACTTTTACTCGACGATCAGGGCTATGTTGCAGAGGCAAGCGGGGCATCATTTTTTATGATAAAAGACGGTGAAATTATTACACCTCCAAGTGATAATGCCCTAGCTTCTATCACACAAAAAACAGTAATCGAGATGGCTGAAGATATGGGTTACAAAGTAACACGCCGCCGTATTACAAGAGAAGAGGTGTATGTTGCAGATGAAGCATTTTTAACAGGTACCGCAGCAGAAATTACACCTATTGCTTTAGTAGATGCCAGAGAAATCGGTATAGGTTCTCGTGGAGAGATAACAGCAATTATTCAAAGTGAATATTTTGATATTGTATTTGGCCGTAACAAAAAATACGAGCACTATTTAACATATATAGATTAA